One window from the genome of Bacillus rossius redtenbacheri isolate Brsri chromosome 10, Brsri_v3, whole genome shotgun sequence encodes:
- the LOC134535808 gene encoding uncharacterized protein LOC134535808: MGEQAFNIKFVNEVEKHPELYNYKLKGYSKKDVTDKAWNDVAKEVQLTVNECKEKWKNLRSVFVRHIKPPPSGSSSKNKKPYYLSEAMKFTLPFIKTLGTPSGNLPEVINEQNLEHSSSDPTQNTEDVAAEEEEYISDNAILTTTPQLSLPSPMLPNTDFSQEHAHHSQQMTHDPFSNPKDNLSKRKKQTVTEVDKSFMEYMNAKKRKLESNSNDDRQVKKSFLLSLLPEIEPLTDAQMKSFRRRVLQLIDDITNPKDMHQHVPAYQQTPTYSYSVSTHSSLATDNASICSSPGNQTIPQKVQDTETQQYFEVIQETLQYEQEHNVM, translated from the exons ATGGGCGAGCAGGcgtttaatatcaaatttgtaaACGAAGTTGAGAAACACCCAGAACTCTATAACTACAAGTTGAAAGGGTATTCAAAAAAGGATGTGACTGACAAAGCATGGAATGATGTCGCAAAAGAAGTGCAACTCACAG TTAACGAAtgcaaagaaaaatggaaaaatctccGTTCAGTTTTTGTCCGTCACATAAAGCCACCTCCAAGTGGTTCAAGTTCCAAAAATAAGAAACCATATTATCTATCGGAGGCAATGAAATTTACCCTACCATTCATAAAAACGCTTGGTACACCATCGGGGAATTTGCCAGAAGTCATCAATGAACAAAACCTGGAACACAGTTCATCTGACCCAACACAAAATACGGAAGACGTTGCGGCTGAAGAGGAGGAATATATCTCAGATAACGCAATACTAACTACAACACCACAACTTTCCCTTCCTTCACCTATGCTGCCAAATACTGACTTCTCGCAAGAACATGCTCATCATTCCCAACAAATGACTCATGATCCCTTTTCCAACCCAAAAGATAATTTATCAAAGCGTAAAAAGCAAACAGTGACGGAAGTGGACAAGTCCTTTATGGAATACATGAAtgcaaagaaaaggaaacttgaatcgAATTCAAACGATGATAGGCAAGTAAAAAAGTCGTTTCTTCTAAGCCTTTTACCAGAAATCGAACCTTTGACAGATGCACAAATGAAATCATTCCGACGTAGGGTTCTGCAGCTTATTGATGACATCACGAATCCAAAAGACATGCACCAACACGTACCAGCTTACCAACAGACCCCAACTTACTCCTACAGTGTTTCCACGCATTCATCGTTGGCTACAGATAATGCTTCAATTTGTTCGTCGCCTGGAAATCAAACTATTCCACAGAAAGTACAAGATACTGAAACGCAACAGTATTTTGAAGTCATCCAAGAGACTTTACAATATGAGCAGGAACATAATGTGATGTGA